A region of Thermococcus argininiproducens DNA encodes the following proteins:
- the hmgA gene encoding hydroxymethylglutaryl-CoA reductase (NADPH), whose amino-acid sequence MNIEELIEKVAKGEIKLHQVEKHTNDKRLATEIRRKALERKLGITLDNIGHYSIDPNQVISKNIENMIGVVQIPMGVAGPLKINGEYAKGDFYIPLATTEGALVASVNRGCSTLTAAGGVKTTIIGDKMTRAPLLKCPDARKAREVAEWVKGNIEYLQEEAVSKVTRHGKLRNIKPYIVGNNLYLRFEFETGDAMGMNMVTIASEELMKVIESRFPEVKYLALSGNVCVDKKPNAMNFINGRGKSVIAEAIIPREIVEKKLKTTPELIAEVNYRKNLVGSAQAGSYGFNAHFGNIVGAIFLATGQDEAQITEGSHGITLAEVTPKGDLYISITMPSLEIGTVGGGTRVPTQREALTIMGVAGGGEPPGTNAKKFAEIIAGAVLAGELSLLAAIAAKHLAKAHKELGR is encoded by the coding sequence ATGAACATTGAAGAACTCATTGAGAAAGTTGCTAAGGGAGAAATTAAATTACACCAAGTGGAAAAACATACAAATGACAAGCGTCTTGCCACAGAGATAAGAAGAAAGGCACTTGAAAGAAAACTTGGGATAACATTAGACAACATTGGCCACTACTCTATAGATCCAAACCAAGTCATCAGCAAAAATATTGAAAACATGATTGGAGTCGTTCAAATTCCTATGGGCGTAGCAGGACCTCTCAAGATAAATGGAGAGTATGCCAAAGGAGACTTCTACATCCCTCTTGCCACAACTGAGGGTGCATTGGTAGCCTCTGTGAACAGGGGGTGTTCAACTCTAACAGCTGCAGGTGGTGTCAAAACCACTATAATTGGTGACAAAATGACACGTGCACCTCTTCTCAAGTGTCCCGATGCCAGAAAAGCAAGGGAAGTTGCAGAGTGGGTCAAAGGAAACATTGAGTACCTTCAAGAAGAGGCCGTAAGCAAAGTTACTAGACATGGAAAGCTTAGGAATATTAAACCATATATAGTTGGTAACAATCTCTATCTTCGTTTTGAATTTGAAACTGGCGATGCTATGGGAATGAATATGGTGACAATAGCAAGTGAAGAGCTCATGAAAGTAATTGAAAGCAGATTTCCAGAAGTTAAATATCTGGCCCTTTCAGGTAATGTGTGTGTTGACAAAAAGCCTAATGCGATGAATTTCATTAATGGCAGAGGAAAAAGCGTGATTGCTGAGGCCATAATACCGCGTGAAATTGTAGAGAAAAAACTTAAGACAACCCCCGAACTTATAGCAGAGGTAAACTATCGTAAAAACCTTGTGGGATCCGCACAAGCAGGGAGCTACGGATTTAACGCTCACTTTGGAAACATTGTGGGAGCAATTTTCCTTGCAACTGGTCAAGACGAAGCACAAATAACTGAAGGTTCACATGGAATAACTCTGGCCGAAGTTACTCCAAAGGGAGACTTATACATCAGTATAACAATGCCTAGCCTCGAGATCGGAACCGTAGGTGGAGGAACCAGAGTACCAACACAACGAGAAGCCCTGACTATAATGGGAGTCGCAGGTGGTGGTGAACCCCCAGGAACGAATGCCAAAAAATTTGCAGAGATCATAGCTGGAGCTGTTTTGGCTGGAGAACTTTCACTTTTAGCAGCAATAGCTGCGAAACATTTAGCTAAAGCCCACAAAGAGCTCGGACGTTAA
- a CDS encoding TRAM domain-containing protein, which translates to MDDRKFEKKGRDKRTSRLPPVKVGERYKVKIEALGKSGDGIARIKGFVVFVPNTKVGDEVEIVINSVKRKFAFGELIG; encoded by the coding sequence TTGGATGATAGAAAGTTTGAAAAGAAAGGAAGAGATAAAAGAACTTCAAGACTCCCTCCTGTAAAAGTTGGGGAAAGATACAAAGTGAAAATTGAAGCCCTTGGAAAAAGTGGAGATGGTATAGCTAGGATTAAGGGGTTTGTAGTATTCGTCCCAAACACAAAAGTTGGGGATGAAGTTGAGATTGTCATTAACAGTGTAAAAAGAAAATTTGCTTTTGGAGAACTCATAGGCTAA
- the tdh gene encoding L-threonine 3-dehydrogenase: MNEKMIAIMKSKPDYGAELVEVDVPRPKEGEVLIKVLATSICGTDLHIYEWNEWAQSRIKPPQIMGHEVAGEVVEVGPGVDNIQIGDYISAETHIVCGECYQCKTGNYHVCQNTKIFGVDSDGVFAEYAIVPAQNAWKNPKEIPPEYATLQEPLGNAVDTVLAGPIASKTVLITGAGPLGLLGITVAKASGASLVIVSEPSDFRRDLAKKVGADVVINPMEEDVVKEVKDLTDGNGVDVFLEFSGAPKALEQGLQAVTPAGRVSLLGLFPREVTFDINNLIIFKSLEVHGITGRHLWQTWYTVSNLLKSGKLNLDPIITHKYNGLDKFEEAFELMRAGKTGKVVFFPHKH, encoded by the coding sequence ATGAACGAGAAAATGATCGCAATAATGAAAAGTAAACCTGACTATGGCGCAGAACTCGTTGAAGTTGATGTTCCAAGGCCAAAGGAAGGAGAAGTTCTCATTAAAGTTCTTGCTACAAGTATTTGCGGCACTGACTTACATATTTACGAATGGAACGAATGGGCCCAGAGCAGAATAAAGCCTCCTCAAATAATGGGTCATGAAGTAGCTGGGGAAGTAGTGGAGGTAGGACCGGGAGTGGATAATATTCAAATAGGGGATTATATCTCAGCAGAGACGCATATAGTTTGTGGGGAATGTTACCAGTGTAAAACTGGCAACTATCATGTGTGTCAGAACACGAAGATATTTGGTGTAGATAGTGATGGTGTTTTCGCTGAATATGCAATAGTACCTGCTCAAAATGCGTGGAAAAACCCTAAAGAGATTCCTCCGGAATATGCAACCCTTCAAGAACCGCTTGGAAATGCAGTTGACACAGTTTTAGCGGGACCTATTGCAAGTAAAACTGTTCTTATCACTGGGGCGGGTCCATTGGGTCTTCTAGGTATCACTGTTGCTAAGGCAAGCGGTGCTTCTCTTGTTATTGTAAGTGAGCCGAGTGATTTTAGAAGAGATCTTGCAAAAAAAGTTGGGGCTGATGTTGTCATAAATCCAATGGAAGAAGATGTGGTTAAGGAAGTAAAGGATTTGACTGATGGCAATGGTGTAGATGTTTTCCTTGAATTCAGTGGTGCTCCTAAGGCCCTTGAACAGGGTTTGCAAGCGGTGACTCCAGCAGGAAGGGTTAGTCTTTTAGGATTGTTCCCTAGGGAAGTAACTTTTGATATAAACAACTTAATTATCTTCAAGTCTTTAGAGGTGCATGGAATAACCGGAAGGCACTTATGGCAAACTTGGTACACTGTCTCAAATCTTCTAAAGAGTGGAAAGCTTAACTTAGATCCGATCATCACTCATAAGTACAACGGGTTAGACAAGTTTGAAGAAGCCTTTGAGCTCATGCGTGCTGGAAAAACAGGCAAGGTTGTCTTCTTCCCACACAAGCATTAG
- a CDS encoding MinD/ParA family ATP-binding protein, whose amino-acid sequence MPVIIVTGRGGAGKTTTTANLSVYFAQQEYRTLAIDGDLFLPNLGFHFALENVSYTLHSILKNPDVEPEWAIYKHAKTAVNVIPGSTRLQDVVGISPKRLRDVVELMKYKFPLVFVDSPTGIPFDTLPTFEVADYQIIVVEIERSPIYSFETMVENEINKLRVIGEEYGLKIGVILNKVRESEDVIEHIVDEIDQNVGLPVIGIIPFDESVPESINVGIPILGYKPRSDAAIAFYEAGEILEEWIFKKVKKS is encoded by the coding sequence ATGCCAGTTATAATCGTCACTGGGAGAGGAGGAGCCGGTAAAACCACTACTACTGCAAATTTAAGTGTATATTTCGCCCAACAAGAATATAGAACTCTTGCAATAGATGGTGACCTTTTCTTACCCAATCTTGGATTTCACTTTGCTTTAGAAAATGTCAGTTACACACTCCACTCTATTCTCAAAAACCCTGATGTAGAACCAGAATGGGCAATATATAAGCATGCAAAAACTGCGGTGAATGTGATACCAGGAAGTACCAGACTCCAAGATGTCGTAGGAATTTCCCCTAAACGATTAAGGGACGTCGTGGAGCTAATGAAATATAAGTTCCCTCTAGTGTTTGTTGATTCCCCCACTGGAATACCTTTCGATACATTACCAACTTTTGAAGTTGCAGACTATCAAATAATAGTCGTTGAAATTGAGAGATCTCCAATTTATTCTTTTGAAACTATGGTTGAGAACGAGATTAATAAACTCAGGGTAATTGGAGAAGAGTATGGATTAAAGATTGGAGTTATTCTAAACAAAGTTAGAGAGTCAGAAGATGTGATCGAGCATATAGTAGATGAGATTGATCAGAATGTTGGTTTACCTGTTATAGGTATCATTCCCTTTGACGAGAGCGTGCCAGAATCTATTAACGTAGGAATTCCAATTCTTGGATATAAACCCCGTAGTGATGCTGCAATAGCATTTTATGAAGCCGGAGAAATACTTGAAGAATGGATATTTAAAAAGGTTAAAAAGAGTTGA
- a CDS encoding transcriptional regulator, translating to MMTRRQKIIKLLEERDYSVSELALMLEMRGRGTKKIILEDLKVISNIVKREGKVLLIQPAQCRKCGFVFKAEIKAPGKCPKCRSEWIEEPRFKIELR from the coding sequence ATGATGACGAGAAGACAGAAGATAATAAAGCTTTTGGAAGAGAGAGATTACAGTGTAAGTGAACTGGCACTGATGCTTGAAATGAGAGGAAGAGGAACCAAGAAAATTATACTAGAAGACCTAAAAGTTATCTCCAATATTGTAAAGCGTGAGGGAAAGGTGCTTTTAATCCAACCAGCTCAGTGTAGAAAATGTGGTTTTGTGTTTAAAGCGGAAATAAAAGCTCCGGGAAAGTGTCCAAAGTGCAGATCAGAGTGGATAGAGGAACCAAGGTTTAAAATTGAACTCCGGTAA
- a CDS encoding RNA polymerase Rpb4 family protein yields MIGRKKIKEEYISIPEAKELLLKRKEEGAKENPEEPIFYEARTSLEHAERFSKITADKAKELKSKLMELFEWLDERIATKLIDIMPNDYFDMKIIFAKEEHMPTKEEAEKILEILDEYRE; encoded by the coding sequence ATGATAGGGCGCAAAAAGATAAAGGAAGAATACATTTCAATTCCAGAAGCAAAAGAGTTATTACTCAAAAGAAAAGAGGAAGGTGCTAAAGAAAACCCAGAAGAGCCCATATTTTACGAAGCAAGAACCAGCCTAGAACATGCGGAAAGATTTTCAAAGATCACAGCAGACAAAGCAAAAGAGCTGAAAAGCAAGCTCATGGAACTATTCGAATGGCTTGACGAACGAATAGCTACGAAGCTCATTGACATAATGCCCAATGATTACTTTGATATGAAAATAATTTTTGCCAAAGAGGAACACATGCCTACAAAAGAAGAGGCAGAAAAAATACTCGAAATTCTAGACGAATATAGAGAATAG
- the gatD gene encoding Glu-tRNA(Gln) amidotransferase subunit GatD: MRKVEVFMEEKGIAIGDYIEVVEKEDNRMITHKGIVMPPYELSKGETLTIKLDNGYNIGVLIDQIFEVRILEKAKPREEISFKEVLPKKPELPNVTIIGTGGTIASKIDYKTGAVHAAFTAEELAKAVPEIFEIANITPKLLFNIMSEDMKPEYWKKIAYEVAKALNSGEDGVIIGHGTDTMGYSSAALSFMLRNLGKPVIFVGSQRSSDRPSSDAAMNLICSTRMAVEDFGEVAVVMHGETGDTYCLAHRGTKVRKMHTSRRDAFRSINDVPIARIWSNGKVEYLRDDYRKRSENEVWVDDKIEEKVALIKVYPGITGEIIEFLVDKGYRGIVIEGTGLGHTPNDMIPSIKRATEEGIVVCMTSQCLYGRTNLNVYSTGRKLLKAKVIPCEDMLPETAYVKLMWVLGHTQDLEEVRRMMLTNYSGEITPYTRFDTYLR; encoded by the coding sequence ATGAGGAAAGTTGAAGTTTTTATGGAAGAGAAAGGGATAGCAATTGGCGATTATATTGAAGTTGTTGAGAAAGAGGACAACAGAATGATCACACACAAGGGCATTGTGATGCCTCCATATGAACTTTCAAAAGGAGAAACACTTACAATAAAGCTAGATAATGGATATAATATTGGTGTTCTCATTGACCAGATATTTGAAGTAAGAATTCTTGAAAAAGCCAAACCAAGAGAAGAAATCTCTTTTAAAGAAGTTCTTCCCAAGAAGCCAGAGCTTCCAAATGTTACCATAATAGGAACCGGTGGAACAATAGCTAGTAAGATTGACTACAAAACTGGAGCAGTACACGCGGCGTTTACTGCCGAAGAACTTGCAAAAGCAGTGCCCGAGATTTTTGAAATAGCTAACATAACTCCAAAACTTCTTTTCAATATAATGAGTGAAGACATGAAACCCGAATATTGGAAAAAAATAGCCTATGAAGTTGCTAAAGCATTGAATAGTGGGGAGGATGGAGTTATAATAGGTCATGGAACGGATACTATGGGTTATTCTTCAGCAGCTTTAAGTTTCATGCTTAGGAATTTGGGCAAGCCCGTGATCTTTGTAGGCTCTCAGAGAAGCAGTGATAGGCCTTCAAGCGACGCCGCAATGAATTTAATTTGCTCCACGAGGATGGCTGTGGAAGATTTTGGCGAAGTTGCGGTGGTAATGCACGGTGAAACAGGTGATACTTATTGCTTGGCCCATAGGGGGACAAAAGTACGAAAAATGCACACTTCCAGAAGAGATGCTTTTAGAAGTATAAATGATGTTCCAATAGCAAGGATATGGAGTAATGGAAAGGTAGAATACCTAAGGGATGATTATAGAAAAAGGAGTGAAAATGAGGTTTGGGTAGATGACAAAATTGAAGAAAAGGTAGCACTAATAAAGGTCTATCCTGGAATAACCGGGGAAATCATAGAGTTCCTTGTTGACAAGGGCTACAGGGGGATTGTAATAGAAGGTACAGGACTTGGCCACACTCCCAATGATATGATACCAAGCATAAAACGAGCAACTGAAGAAGGAATTGTTGTCTGCATGACAAGCCAATGTCTGTATGGAAGGACTAACCTTAATGTTTATTCGACAGGAAGAAAGCTTCTAAAGGCTAAAGTTATCCCATGTGAGGATATGCTACCAGAGACAGCCTATGTCAAGCTCATGTGGGTCCTTGGACATACACAAGATCTTGAAGAGGTTAGGAGAATGATGCTGACAAACTATAGTGGAGAAATAACACCATACACAAGGTTTGACACTTACCTGAGGTGA
- the gatE gene encoding Glu-tRNA(Gln) amidotransferase subunit GatE, whose amino-acid sequence MKMEFDYKELGLKVGLEIHRQLATKKLFSPVPSELHEDVSFTFERRLRPTMSELGEIDQAALEEFKKGRVFVYEGNYKYSDLVYMDEEPPHLPDEDALKVAIQITYLLNAIPVDEVHFMRKIVIDGSNVSGFQRTAIVGMNGRVDTPWGSVGIPTICLEEDACRIIEQRDKRAVYRLDRLGIPLIEIATTPDIHHPEQAKVVAKFIGDALRATRKVKRGLGTIRQDLNVSIKGGARIEIKGVQELDMIPIIIEREVQRQINLLKIRDELQKRGANEEEIKEEFYDVSYVFKNTGSKIIAKALKKGGKVVAVKLPKFRGLIGFEVQPGRRLGTEMADRAKKYVKGIFHIDELPNYGISQEEVNKIIETLGLEEQDAFVLVAAEEETAKKALKEVLKRAREAIIGVPEETRRALPDGNTQYMRPLPGKARMYPETDIPPIFIGEDIKREILENLPEYPQAKVGRYVKEYGIDKSLAQTLVDDERDELFEELIGMGVKPSLAASTLVVVLKGLKKEVPIENISDKHIKDAFKLLLENKIAKEAFEEIFKELALHPEKTALQVAEEKGLTLLSEEEVEKIIEEIVKENLNVVKAKGMGAMGMLMGRAMAKLRGKADGKLVNQLVRKKIQEFSS is encoded by the coding sequence ATGAAAATGGAGTTCGACTACAAAGAGCTTGGTCTTAAAGTTGGTCTTGAGATTCACAGGCAACTTGCTACAAAAAAACTCTTTTCGCCTGTGCCAAGTGAGCTTCATGAGGATGTTAGTTTCACGTTTGAACGTCGCTTGAGACCAACTATGAGTGAACTTGGAGAAATCGATCAAGCTGCGTTAGAGGAATTTAAGAAAGGTAGGGTCTTTGTTTATGAGGGCAATTATAAATACAGCGATTTGGTGTACATGGATGAAGAACCTCCTCATTTGCCAGATGAAGATGCCCTCAAGGTGGCGATCCAGATAACATATCTTTTGAATGCTATTCCAGTAGACGAAGTTCATTTCATGAGGAAAATAGTCATTGATGGTTCCAACGTTTCTGGTTTCCAAAGGACTGCAATAGTGGGGATGAACGGTAGAGTAGATACTCCTTGGGGAAGCGTTGGCATCCCTACTATCTGTCTTGAGGAAGACGCATGTAGAATAATAGAACAGAGGGATAAGAGGGCAGTTTATAGGCTTGATCGTTTGGGAATTCCTCTAATTGAGATTGCGACTACTCCAGACATCCACCATCCGGAGCAGGCAAAAGTGGTGGCTAAGTTTATAGGGGATGCTCTCAGGGCCACAAGAAAAGTTAAGAGAGGTCTTGGGACTATAAGACAGGATCTCAATGTTTCTATTAAGGGTGGGGCTAGGATAGAGATAAAGGGTGTGCAAGAGTTAGATATGATTCCAATAATCATAGAGCGCGAGGTGCAGAGGCAGATCAATCTCCTAAAAATTAGGGATGAGCTTCAAAAGAGGGGAGCAAATGAAGAAGAGATAAAAGAAGAGTTCTACGATGTAAGTTATGTTTTCAAAAACACTGGATCAAAGATAATTGCAAAAGCCTTGAAGAAGGGAGGTAAAGTCGTAGCAGTTAAGCTTCCTAAATTCAGGGGTCTTATAGGATTTGAAGTTCAACCAGGGAGAAGATTGGGTACGGAAATGGCAGATAGGGCTAAAAAATATGTAAAGGGGATCTTCCACATAGATGAGCTTCCTAACTATGGTATAAGCCAAGAAGAAGTAAATAAAATCATTGAAACCCTTGGTCTTGAAGAACAAGATGCATTCGTTTTAGTAGCTGCGGAGGAAGAGACTGCTAAGAAAGCTCTTAAAGAAGTTCTTAAGAGGGCCAGAGAAGCCATAATAGGAGTCCCAGAAGAGACGAGGAGAGCATTGCCTGATGGAAATACGCAATACATGCGCCCACTTCCTGGAAAGGCAAGAATGTATCCAGAGACAGATATACCACCAATATTTATTGGTGAGGATATCAAGAGGGAAATCCTTGAAAATCTTCCTGAGTACCCACAGGCAAAAGTAGGACGCTATGTTAAGGAGTATGGCATCGATAAGAGCCTAGCACAGACATTAGTTGATGATGAAAGAGATGAGCTCTTTGAGGAGTTAATAGGAATGGGAGTTAAACCATCTCTGGCAGCATCAACCCTTGTGGTAGTCCTTAAAGGCCTTAAGAAAGAAGTGCCCATTGAAAACATAAGCGATAAGCACATAAAAGATGCATTCAAGTTGTTACTTGAGAATAAGATTGCGAAGGAGGCTTTTGAGGAAATATTCAAAGAACTTGCCCTACACCCAGAAAAAACAGCTCTCCAAGTTGCTGAGGAGAAGGGACTGACTCTCTTAAGCGAGGAAGAGGTCGAAAAGATAATCGAAGAAATAGTCAAGGAGAATCTTAATGTCGTAAAGGCCAAGGGCATGGGGGCTATGGGAATGCTCATGGGAAGAGCAATGGCAAAACTTAGGGGCAAAGCTGATGGAAAGTTGGTGAATCAGCTTGTGAGAAAGAAGATTCAAGAATTTAGCTCTTAA
- a CDS encoding 50S ribosomal protein L21e encodes MVQKAHTIRRKTRGKLSKSPRRRGLPPLTRFLQEFEVGQKVHIVIEPSYHKGMPDPRFHGRTGTVVGKRGDAYVVQLTDGGKVKTFFIHPVHLRPQK; translated from the coding sequence ATGGTTCAAAAAGCCCATACTATTAGAAGGAAAACTAGAGGTAAGCTTAGCAAATCACCAAGGAGGAGAGGACTCCCTCCGCTCACAAGATTCCTTCAAGAGTTTGAAGTTGGACAAAAAGTTCACATAGTTATTGAGCCAAGTTACCACAAAGGTATGCCAGACCCAAGATTCCACGGAAGAACAGGGACAGTAGTTGGCAAAAGAGGAGATGCCTACGTAGTTCAGCTCACAGATGGTGGTAAGGTAAAAACATTCTTCATTCACCCAGTTCATCTAAGGCCCCAGAAGTGA
- a CDS encoding tRNA pseudouridine(54/55) synthase Pus10 — MIIEKAEKILEKYKLCNHCLGRAFGLLGKGDNYIRGESIRLILNMEREIRGEDPLLEPQECELCNDIFKKVKDLARLCYSKVSKLGLEFDTFLVGSRIPREILGKENEIVENFELKYAEPINRELNRELGKILEVILQKTVNKNNPDVVFIVDPYNETVELQIKPLYIYGRYRKLVRGIPQTPLKGFKESVASIICKPFSNAAKGKSIFHGAGREDVDVRMLGNGRPFVVEIKKAVKRRINLQEIAKEINKSGKVEVLDLRFINREEAEKILTSNHKKEYEALVYVEESVSEKEVEKVVKALKDTIIHQRTPKRVLGRRADIVRVRKVHEITGNLIDEKHFKLRLITDGGLYIKELISGDDGRTSPSVTEILGKKAWCEKLDVLNILDEE, encoded by the coding sequence GTGATAATCGAAAAAGCTGAAAAAATTCTTGAAAAGTACAAGCTCTGCAACCACTGCCTTGGAAGAGCATTTGGGCTTCTTGGAAAAGGAGATAACTATATCAGGGGGGAATCTATAAGACTGATTCTAAATATGGAACGAGAAATTAGAGGAGAAGACCCTCTTCTAGAACCTCAAGAGTGTGAGCTCTGTAATGATATCTTTAAAAAAGTCAAGGACTTGGCAAGATTGTGTTATAGTAAAGTTTCAAAATTGGGATTAGAATTTGACACTTTTCTTGTGGGCTCAAGAATCCCTAGAGAAATTTTGGGGAAAGAGAATGAGATAGTTGAGAACTTTGAGCTAAAATATGCTGAACCTATCAACAGGGAATTAAACCGAGAGCTTGGAAAAATTCTTGAAGTTATTCTTCAAAAAACCGTGAATAAGAACAACCCTGATGTGGTTTTTATTGTTGATCCATACAACGAAACAGTGGAACTTCAGATAAAACCTCTCTACATTTATGGAAGGTATAGAAAGCTTGTAAGAGGAATCCCACAGACACCATTAAAGGGTTTTAAAGAGAGTGTTGCTTCGATAATATGCAAACCGTTTTCTAACGCTGCAAAAGGGAAATCTATCTTTCATGGGGCAGGAAGAGAAGATGTCGACGTTAGAATGCTCGGAAATGGACGACCTTTTGTTGTTGAAATTAAAAAAGCTGTGAAAAGAAGAATAAATCTTCAAGAAATTGCCAAGGAAATTAATAAGAGTGGAAAAGTGGAAGTTTTAGATTTAAGGTTCATAAATAGGGAAGAAGCCGAAAAAATTCTCACATCTAACCACAAAAAAGAATATGAAGCTCTAGTGTACGTTGAAGAGAGTGTCAGTGAAAAGGAAGTAGAAAAAGTAGTTAAAGCACTTAAAGATACTATTATTCACCAGCGAACTCCAAAAAGAGTTTTGGGTAGAAGGGCAGATATTGTGAGAGTAAGAAAAGTTCATGAAATCACTGGCAACCTCATAGATGAAAAACACTTTAAGCTTCGCTTAATAACCGACGGAGGACTTTACATAAAGGAATTAATTTCAGGAGATGATGGAAGAACAAGTCCCTCAGTAACGGAAATATTAGGAAAGAAAGCATGGTGTGAAAAGCTTGACGTTCTGAATATCCTCGATGAAGAGTGA
- a CDS encoding phenylalanine--tRNA ligase subunit alpha produces the protein MELSYQEKLTLIKLKDLKKVKFEDLVKETNLDQVAVMRAILWLQSKGLARLHERQKKIVRITELGRKYGQIGLPEKRALKLLVERGKITLDDLKDVLSEDELRPIIGILRKEGWANIKKEEGALVLEATDKAKEALSKERPIDVVLKLLVEKGEVEARNIERIIPLKDVKSRKIGEEDIKSEREVEITEEGLKLVEMGLELKKEVSILTPELIKSGEWRNVEFKRFNIQAPVKRVYPGKKQPYRAFLDKIRRKLIEMGFIEMSAESLIETQFWNFDALFQPQNHPARDWTDTYQLKYPKHGYLPSEELVERVKASHEYGWTTGSRGWGYKWDPRTAMLLMPRAHATALSARQLGKGVQIPGKYFAIQRVFRPDVLDRTHLIEFNQVDGFVVGEDLTFKHLLGILKRFAVEIAGAKKVKFLPDYYPFTEPSVQMSAYHEELGWVEFGGAGIFREEMTKPLGIDAPVIAWGIGIDRLAMFKLGIDDIRYLFSYDLKWLREAKLVW, from the coding sequence ATGGAACTAAGCTATCAAGAAAAGTTGACTCTCATCAAGCTCAAGGATTTAAAAAAAGTGAAATTTGAAGACCTTGTTAAAGAGACCAACCTTGATCAAGTAGCAGTCATGAGGGCTATCCTATGGCTTCAAAGTAAGGGACTCGCACGACTACATGAAAGGCAGAAAAAAATTGTGAGGATCACAGAATTAGGAAGGAAATATGGCCAAATTGGGCTTCCAGAAAAAAGAGCTTTAAAACTCCTTGTGGAGAGAGGAAAGATAACTTTGGATGATCTCAAAGATGTGCTTAGTGAAGATGAACTCAGACCAATAATTGGGATTCTTAGGAAAGAAGGATGGGCTAATATTAAGAAGGAAGAGGGAGCTCTTGTTTTAGAGGCAACGGATAAGGCAAAAGAAGCTCTTTCTAAGGAGAGGCCTATTGATGTTGTCCTTAAACTTCTTGTAGAGAAGGGTGAAGTGGAGGCAAGAAATATTGAACGGATAATCCCTCTGAAAGATGTGAAAAGCAGAAAAATTGGAGAAGAAGATATAAAGTCAGAAAGAGAAGTAGAGATAACGGAAGAGGGATTAAAACTCGTGGAAATGGGGCTTGAATTAAAGAAAGAAGTTTCAATCCTAACTCCGGAGCTTATAAAGAGTGGAGAATGGAGAAATGTTGAATTTAAACGTTTTAACATACAAGCTCCTGTTAAAAGGGTCTATCCAGGTAAGAAGCAACCATATAGGGCGTTTTTGGATAAGATAAGAAGAAAACTCATAGAAATGGGATTCATCGAGATGAGTGCAGAGAGTTTAATTGAGACTCAATTCTGGAACTTTGATGCTCTGTTCCAACCTCAGAACCATCCAGCTAGAGATTGGACAGATACTTATCAGCTTAAGTATCCCAAGCATGGATACCTCCCAAGTGAAGAACTTGTAGAGAGAGTAAAAGCCTCCCATGAGTATGGATGGACTACCGGTTCAAGAGGCTGGGGCTATAAGTGGGATCCAAGAACTGCTATGTTGTTAATGCCAAGAGCCCATGCAACTGCTTTAAGTGCAAGACAACTTGGTAAAGGTGTTCAAATACCTGGTAAGTATTTTGCCATTCAAAGAGTTTTCAGACCTGATGTTTTGGATAGGACTCACCTTATAGAGTTTAACCAAGTGGATGGATTCGTGGTAGGAGAAGACTTAACATTCAAACACCTTCTTGGAATACTGAAGCGGTTTGCCGTTGAAATAGCTGGAGCAAAGAAAGTAAAGTTCCTTCCTGATTATTACCCATTCACAGAACCTAGTGTTCAGATGAGTGCATATCATGAGGAACTTGGATGGGTAGAGTTTGGAGGAGCAGGAATATTTAGAGAGGAAATGACAAAGCCACTAGGAATTGATGCTCCAGTTATAGCTTGGGGAATTGGAATTGATAGACTGGCCATGTTTAAACTTGGAATAGATGATATACGGTACCTCTTTAGTTATGACCTAAAATGGTTGAGAGAAGCTAAATTAGTGTGGTGA